A stretch of Plutella xylostella chromosome 10, ilPluXylo3.1, whole genome shotgun sequence DNA encodes these proteins:
- the LOC105382947 gene encoding BTB/POZ domain-containing protein 9: MSSQHQYMSATSSGAGSSSRVGEIEHISHLSENIGSLCLSAEYSDVTLVVEGVRIPAHKVILAASSDYFRALLYGGMREASQAEVELQAPLQAFKALLRYVYSGHMGLSVLREETVLDMLGLAHQFNFQELEAAISDYLRQVLALRNVCSVLDAARLYGLDGLMNYCFNFLDKNAAEVLVHESFLQLSVEALQSLLERDSFFAPEVDIFKAVCRWFDANQQWVKSEAGQAQVEKILKSVRLTLMSLEELLTVARPFPLVTADMLLDAIQEKTSTSTTDLRHRGIRIPEENIATPKRGARVITGDMRSSLLDGDTESYDMERGYTRHSISEDNPGLIVRLQARTIINHIRLLLWDRDNRSYTYYIEVSVDQKEWVRVVDHSRYYCRSWQNLYFEPRVVQYIKVVGTSNTVNKVFHAVALEAMYTSKVPPLCDGLVRPVHNVATVELSAVVIEGISRTRNALLNGDTTHYDWEGGYTCHQLGPGAIVVQLAQPYLLGSLRLLLWDCDYRHYSYFVETSVNSYEWETVADRTRDACRSWQVLYFTPRPVSIIRIVGTNNSVNEVFHLVHLECPAQVDDAKEDPVAKKHRPSPDNRLNPNNNNESPPSPSSGDDVASDAASDGSSRPYPRPAPPPLPPPEPATEAEE; this comes from the exons ATGAGCAGCCAGCACCAGTACATGTCGGCGACCAGCTCCGGCGCCGGCTCCAGCAGTCGGGTGGGGGAGATCGAGCATATAA GCCACCTGTCTGAGAACATTGGTTCACTCTGCCTGTCTGCGGAGTACTCTGATGTGACGCTGGTGGTGGAGGGAGTGCGCATCCCGGCGCACAAGGTCATCCTCGCCGCCAGCTCCGACTACTTCCGCGCCCTGCTGTACGGCGGCATGCGGGAGGCTAGTCAG GCGGAAGTGGAGCTACAGGCACCGCTGCAGGCGTTCAAAGCACTCTTGCGATATGTCTATTcag GACACATGGGTCTCTCGGTGCTGCGCGAGGAGACAGTGCTGGACATGCTGGGGCTGGCGCACCAGTTCAACTTCCAGGAGCTGGAGGCCGCCATCTCGGACTATCTGCGGCAGGTGCTGGCGCTGAGGAACGTGTGCTCCGTGCTGGACGCCGCCAG GCTTTATGGATTGGATGGATTGatgaattactgtttcaactTCTTGGACAAAAACGCAGCGGAAGTGCTTGTACACGAATCCTTCTTGCAGCTGTCTGTT GAAGCGCTGCAGAGCCTGCTAGAGAGGGACTCGTTCTTCGCGCCCGAGGTGGACATCTTCAAGGCGGTGTGCCGCTGGTTCGACGCCAACCAGCAGTGGGTCAAGTCGGAGGCGGGGCAGGCGCAGGTG GAGAAGATCCTCAAGTCGGTCCGTCTGACGCTGATGAGCCTGGAGGAGCTGCTGACGGTGGCGCGGCCCTTCCCGCTGGTGACGGCGGACATGCTGCTCGACGCCATCCAGGAGAAGACCAGCACCAGCACCACCGACCTGAGGCACCGAGGGATACGCA TACCAGAAGAGAATATCGCGACGCCCAAGCGCGGCGCTCGCGTGATCACGGGCGACATGCGGTCGTCTCTCCTCGACGGAGACACGGAGAGCTACGACATGGAGCGAGGGTACACGCGGCACAGCATCAGCGAGGATAATCCTGGATTGATAGTGAGGCTGCAGGCCCGGACCATTATTAATCATATTCGGCTGCTGTTGTGGGATAGAGATAATAG ATCGTACACGTACTACATCGAGGTGTCCGTGGACCAGAAGGAGTGGGTGCGCGTGGTGGACCACAGCCGCTACTACTGCCGCTCCTGGCAGAACCTCTACTTCGAGCCGCGAGTCGTGCAGTACATTAAAGTGGTCGGCACTAGCAACACTGTTAACAAG GTGTTCCACGCAGTGGCGCTGGAGGCGATGTACACGAGCAAGGTGCCGCCGCTGTGCGACGGGCTGGTGCGGCCCGTGCACAACGTGGCCACCGTCGAGCTGTCCGCCGTGGTCATTGAGGGCATCAG CCGCACCCGCAACGCCCTGCTCAACGGCGACACGACCCACTACGACTGGGAGGGCGGCTACACGTGCCACCAGCTCGGGCCCGGCGCCATCGTGGTGCAGCTGGCGCAGCCCTACCTGCTGGGCTCGTTGCGTCTGCTGCTGTGGGACTGCGATTACAG gcACTACTCCTACTTCGTGGAGACGTCCGTCAACTCGTACGAGTGGGAGACGGTCGCGGACCGCACGAGGGACGCTTGCCG ATCGTGGCAAGTGCTGTACTTCACTCCGCGGCCAGTTTCCATCATCCGTATCGTTGGCACCAACAACTCTGTCAATGAG GTGTTCCACCTAGTTCACCTGGAGTGTCCGGCTCAGGTGGACGACGCGAAGGAAGACCCGGTGGCCAAGAAACACCGCCCCTCGCCCGACAACCGACTCAACCCTAACAACA ACAACGAATCCCCGCCGTCCCCGTCATCGGGCGACGACGTGGCCAGCGACGCCGCGTCGGACGGCTCCAGCCGCCCCtacccgcgccccgcgccgcccccgctgcCGCCCCCAGAGCCTGCCACCGAGGCTGAGGAGTGA
- the LOC105382948 gene encoding GTP-binding protein 10 homolog, producing MVFILRTLFANKEIRRPRKYLLTKFIDSVRLHVKGGTGGTGLPKYGGLGGQGGCVYCVGKEGADLKNIMTKYRARTIAAGHGEDSRKNKIVGSPGEDAKLEVPLGITIYGEQGKVLGSINEEGDTVIIARGGPGGDTKNSFLGHFGQTHHVRLDLKLIADVGLVGFPNAGKSSLLKAISRAKPRIANYPFTTIKPNIGIIKYDDLRRISLADLPGLIEGAHVNIGLGHKFLKHVERTKLLLFVADVQGFALSPRHNMRSCLETILLLNKELELYNEELLEKPAILAINKMDLPGAEDTFNEVKEALRNMDSTLQSIPEEIRPNKIIQFEDVLGISALKHNESIKILRDRIRKRLDEYAEANNPDIVDASDLFRKNKAIMGERGPQVT from the coding sequence ATGGTTTTTATCTTACGTACACTGTTTGCGAATAAAGAAATTCGGCGTCCACGCAAGTACTTGCTTACAAAATTCATAGATTCTGTGAGACTGCACGTGAAAGGTGGAACTGGAGGCACGGGTCTGCCCAAGTATGGCGGGCTCGGCGGCCAGGGCGGCTGCGTCTACTGCGTGGGGAAGGAGGGCGCCGACCTCAAGAACATCATGACCAAGTACCGAGCCAGGACCATCGCCGCCGGCCAcggagaggacagccggaaaaacaaaatagtcGGCAGCCCTGGCGAGGACGCCAAACTTGAAGTGCCTTTAGGAATAACTATATACGGGGAGCAAGGAAAAGTCCTCGGCTCCATCAACGAAGAGGGCGACACAGTTATAATAGCTCGAGGAGGCCCCGGAGGTGATACCAAGAACAGTTTTCTTGGCCATTTTGGACAAACTCACCACGTAAGATTAGATCTTAAACTGATTGCTGATGTTGGTCTAGTTGGCTTCCCGAATGCTGGCAAGAGCTCACTTCTAAAGGCTATCTCTAGGGCTAAGCCGCGGATTGCTAACTACCCATTCACCACCATAAAGCCTAATATAGGAATAATCAAGTATGATGATTTGAGGAGGATATCTCTGGCCGACCTGCCGGGGCTGATAGAAGGGGCCCATGTGAACATTGGCTTGGGACACAAGTTTCTGAAGCATGTGGAGAGGACTAAACTGTTGCTGTTTGTGGCGGATGTGCAGGGGTTCGCTCTAAGCCCTCGCCACAACATGCGGAGCTGCCTTGAGACCATCCTGCTGCTCAATAAGGAGCTGGAGCTCTATAATGAAGAACTGCTGGAGAAACCTGCAATACTAGCCATAAACAAGATGGACCTGCCCGGAGCTGAAGACACATTTAATGAGGTCAAAGAAGCACTCAGAAATATGGACTCAACACTGCAGTCTATACCTGAAGAAATAAGGCCCAACAAAATTATCCAGTTTGAAGATGTACTCGGAATATCAGCTCTGAAACATAATGAAAGCATTAAAATACTGAGGGATAGAATAAGGAAGAGGTTAGATGAGTATGCTGAAGCAAATAATCCTGATATTGTAGACGCCAGTGATCTGTTTAGAAAGAACAAAGCCATCATGGGGGAGAGGGGGCCACAGGTGACCTGA
- the LOC105382950 gene encoding post-GPI attachment to proteins factor 3 has product MKHFIALALIIASQTAIAYASTGDRSQYYQNCVKSCKTANCTNEVTFTKTAALQQDTWSRLLLWGCGDECRYHCMWKTTNLFQSRGFDVPKFHGKWPIVRILGVQEPASAFASLLNLVFHVYMNKQVRRKFRRKNVPLLGFWHMFSAVCVNAWLWSTVFHTRDTPLTEFLDYACALSMVTALLLAAVVRINHGSRLVSWAAAALLVLGYVEHVAYLYSGRVDYDYNMAVNVAVGVIGSVLWLAWSVFQYWRGRTHTWRMMCFTILAGAALSLELLDFPPKAGVWDAHALWHLATAPLVPLFYKFVIDDLRHLKTESGKKIV; this is encoded by the exons ATGAAGCACTTTATAGCGTTGGCTTTGATCATCGCCTCGCAAACTGCCATAGCGTATGCTAGCACGGGTGACCGGTCTCAGTACTATCAAAATTGTGTGAAAAGTTGTAAAACTGCTAACTGTACCAATG AAGTGACATTCACGAAGACTGCAGCTCTGCAGCAGGACACATGGAGCCGGCTGCTGCTGTGGGGCTGCGGCGATGAGTGCCGCTACCACTGCATGTGGAAGACCACCAACCTGTTCCAGAGCCGGGGATTTGATGTGCCTAAGTTTCATGGAAAG TGGCCGATAGTGAGGATCCTCGGAGTTCAGGAGCCGGCCTCAGCCTTCGCTTCACTGCTGAACCTGGTCTTCCACGTGTACATGAACAAGCAAGTCAGAAGGAAATTTAGAAGGAAAAATGTACCTTTGCTTGGATTCTGGCACATGTTTTCTGCt GTGTGCGTGAACGCGTGGCTGTGGTCGACAGTGTTCCACACCCGGGACACGCCGCTCACGGAGTTCCTCGACTACGCCTGCGCCTTGTCTATGGTCACCGCGCTGCTGCTGGCTGCTGTTGTCAG GATCAACCACGGCAGCCGGCTGGTGTcgtgggcggcggcggcgctgctggTGCTGGGGTACGTCGAGCACGTCGCCTACCTGTACTCGGGGCGAGTGGATTACGACTATAACATGGCGGTTAATGTTGCTGTTG GAGTGATCGGCTCAGTGCTCTGGCTGGCCTGGTCGGTGTTCCAGTACTGGCGCGGACGCACGCACACATGGCGCATGATGTGCTTCACGATCCTGGCCGGCGCGGCGCTGTCGCTCGAGCTGCTGGACTTTCCACCGAAGGCGGGCGTTTGGGACGCGCATGCGCTATGGCATTTGGCCACTGCGCCGCTTGTGCCGCtgttttataa ATTCGTGATAGACGACCTCCGACACCTCAAGACTGAAAGCGGGAAGAAGATAGTTTGA
- the LOC105382913 gene encoding uncharacterized protein LOC105382913: MSRPKLKISRKHQVNHLVKHKKVKGIKPSHTSSTLLLLPSSRSLVCRKMCTKKAKHSGSIYRLNTSQKLSTIVDKLHEATNTESFTITNTAPDEKTQNGALTEIKGLIQSFLNEAKTSLVMPDTNKEVAVIKKDMTETVTQTNILTEPSYNMCQCPPMAGSYMVPPLPPPGYALMPACPLLLQQSPQHPFCAACFRQQPQASSASTKKASGSKMNTETEKLIKEIYESVALNVAIPEGAPPLMLKHKSRRKTSSKHGDDPYRHNKAPKRSSNRSLRTSVTSQKRMTPVPSGRIQEVKEVRHLTTEGRRMTIDHERLARERRQLIKEHLKSMRDRDSEFLDLPERERVSAAACDRSRELYVNQDRIAGYAQVAQTRMAGYAQSVKGAQERGRYGAMSAPVRPYAPVPELEYAPPPAPPRHPEYPPVAVRPEYPPVQRPHEYGPGPANQPGYGPGPANQPGYPPALDGGERDMGRCYMPGKPSHYGYNEEESDESYESHKNFKSKLWDKMKVSLTKKYNSVNRKLSKMRQDFRFIQPEFQEPQDSAYRPAHPGAHPGNRPGMNAGRRAKASPKAAWGDILHQLKYNMYDL; the protein is encoded by the exons ATGAGTCGGCCAAAACTCAAAATCTCTAGAAAACATCAAGTCAATCATTTGGTCAAGCATAAAAAGGTCAAAGGTATTAAGCCAAGCCACACTTCTTCCACCTTACTCCTCCTTCCTAGTAGTCGCTCGTTGGTTTGCAGAAAGATGTGCACTAAGAAAGCTAAACATTCCGGATCTATATACAGGCTGAATACATCTCAGAAATTGAGCACGATCGTAGACAAGCTGCACGAAGCAACCAACACGGAATCTTTTACCATCACCAACACCGCTCCCGACGaaaaaacgcaaaatggaGCTCTCACAGAGATCAAGGGTTTGATACAGTCTTTCCTGAACGAGGCTAAGACGAGCCTGGTCATGCCAGACACTAACAAAGAAGTAGCTGTGATAAAGAAAGACATGACAGAAACGGTGACTCAAACGAACATCCTTACAGAACCATCTTACAACATGTGCCAATGCCCTCCAATGGCAGGAAGCTATATGGTTCCACCACTTCCACCGCCTGGATACGCCTTGATGCCGGCGTGTCCACTGCTGCTGCAGCAATCCCCTCAGCACCCCTTCTGCGCAGCGTGCTTCCGTCAGCAGCCACAAGCCAGCTCGGCATCGACCAAGAAGGCAAGCGGCAGCAAGATGAACACCGAAACCGAGAAGCTAATCAAAGAGATCTACGAGTCCGTTGCACTCAACGTGGCTATTCCAGAGGGCGCCCCCCCTCTCATGCTGAAACATAAGTCGAGGAGGAAGACTTCGTCAAAGCACGGAGACGATCCGTACAGACACAACAAGGCCCCAAAGCGAAGTTCCAACCGTTCGTTAAGAACATCGGTAACGAGTCAGAAGCGCATGACTCCCGTACCCTCAGGACGAATTCAAGAGGTCAAAGAGGTTCGGCACCTCACCACCGAAGGTCGCAGGATGACGATCGACCATGAGCGGTTGGCTCGCGAGCGGCGTCAGCTGATCAAGGAGCATCTGAAGAGCATGCGGGACCGCGACAGCGAGTTCCTGGATCTGCCGGAGCGGGAACGCGTGAGTGCCGCGGCGTGCGACCGCAGCCGCGAGCTGTATGTGAACCAAGACCGCATCGCAGGGTACGCACAGGTAGCACAGACCCGTATGGCCGGCTACGCGCAATCCGTGAAAGGAGCTCAGGAAAGGGGTCGATACGGGGCGATGTCGGCGCCTGTTAGACCTTATGCACCCGTTCCAGAGCTGGAGTATgcgccgccgcccgcaccTCCTCGTCATCCGGAATATCCGCCGGTAGCGGTCCGACCGGAGTACCCGCCAGTACAGCGGCCACATGAGTATGGACCTGGTCCAGCCAACCAGCCCGGGTATGGACCTGGCCCAGCCAACCAGCCCGGGTATCCCCCCGCGCTGGACGGCGGTGAACGAGACATGGGCAGGTGCTACATGCCGGGGAAACCCTCCCACTATGGGTACAATGAAGAGGAATCTGACGAGTCTTATGAGTCCCATAAA AATTTCAAGAGCAAACTCTGGGACAAAATGAAAGTAAGCCTGACAAAGAAGTACAACAGCGTGAACCGGAAGTTGAGTAAGATGCGGCAAGACTTCCGGTTTATTCAACCGGAGTTCCAGGAGCCCCAGGACAGCGCATACCGCCCGGCTCACCCGGGTGCACATCCGGGTAATAGGCCGGGCATGAATGCCGGGAGGAGAGCCAAGGCTTCGCCCAAGGCAGCGTGGGGAGACATACTTCACCAGTTGAAATACAATATGTATGACCTATGA
- the LOC125489101 gene encoding uncharacterized protein LOC125489101, with product MSCNMNPCSPAFGGQMCDQSELCKGRCQRYKALENFLKRVAFNLGNSPSQTEVKVISCVPVDVTELQERICTLARELEREIRENERLEKELDEEIKANEVLQLALDCKKTPVICPALIDSQRDGAAFLNRGQKCQTNAATLSQPSVSRTPSILPNTAAATKNSITNFSAFQQPINLYGKKKSRRHHTHAVYRTHPTYFRKKRAMTPSLRVMFSSNCVLDNAVCGERKVTTTLSSISVPLCRDVSSRQTTAGMATGVAAGVQGETPSPRGEHNQYDL from the exons ATGAGTTGCAACATGAATCCGTGCTCACCTGCT TTTGGAGGTCAGATGTGTGACCAATCGGAGCTATGCAAGGGCCGATGCCAGCGATACAAGGCTTTGGAAAACTTCCTCAAACGCGTTGCTTTTAATCTTG gtaattcccCATCGCAGACTGAGGTGAAAGTGATATCCTGTGTTCCGGTGGACGTGACCGAACTGCAGGAGCGAATCTGCACCCTGGCGAGAGAGTTGGAGCGGGAGATCCGAGAAAACGAAAGATTAGAGAAGGAACTAGACGAAGAGATCAAAGCTAACGAGGTGCTGCAGCTCGCGCTCGACTGCAAGAAGACGCCCGTGATCTGCCCGGCGCTGATCGACAGCCAGCGCGACGGCGCTGCCTTCCTCAACCGAGGACAGAAGTGTCAGACCAATGCCGCTACACTCTCCCAACCCTCCGTCTCCCGCACTCCCTCCATACTCCCCAACACCGCAGCTGCTACAAAAAATAGTATAACAAACTTCTCAGCTTTCCAACAACCTATAAACTTGTATGGCAAGAAGAAGAGCAGAAGGCATCACACTCATGCTGTGTACAGGACTCATCCTACGTACTTTAGAAAGAAGAGGGCAATGACGCCGAGCTTGAGAGTGATGTTCAGCAGCAACTGTGTGCTGGATAACGCTGTGTGTGGCGAGAGGAAAGTAACTACCACCCTGAGTAGCATATCGGTCCCGCTGTGTCGCGATGTGAGCTCGCGGCAGACGACCGCGGGGATGGCCACAGGGGTGGCTGCGGGGGTGCAGGGGGAGACGCCCTCCCCTCGAGGG GAGCACAATCAGTACGATCTTTAA